A genome region from Streptomyces pratensis includes the following:
- a CDS encoding RDD family protein yields the protein MDNRQAIGSWLSGPRAAAEEMGADFGYRGERLGLPQEGPGSVAPLGRRFGALFIDWAVSMLIAYGLFARGDQQATGNWALGIFLVMSLLTVGTVGSTPGKRILGLRVIAEDGGRLGVVRVAVRSVLLLLVIPAIVWDRDNRGLHDRLARAVQVRS from the coding sequence GTGGACAACAGGCAAGCAATCGGATCGTGGCTCTCGGGGCCGCGCGCGGCAGCCGAGGAGATGGGCGCCGACTTCGGTTACCGGGGCGAGCGCCTCGGTCTGCCCCAGGAAGGCCCGGGGTCCGTGGCCCCGCTCGGCCGGCGCTTCGGGGCCCTCTTCATCGACTGGGCCGTGAGCATGCTGATCGCATACGGGCTGTTCGCTCGCGGTGATCAGCAGGCGACCGGGAACTGGGCGCTCGGCATCTTCCTCGTCATGAGCCTCCTCACGGTCGGAACGGTCGGTTCCACCCCGGGCAAGCGGATTCTCGGCCTGCGCGTCATCGCCGAGGACGGCGGAAGGCTCGGTGTCGTACGCGTCGCCGTCCGGAGCGTGCTGCTGCTCCTGGTGATCCCGGCGATCGTCTGGGACCGCGACAACCGCGGCCTCCACGACCGGCTGGCCCGCGCCGTCCAGG